The following is a genomic window from Bacteroidia bacterium.
AAGCGGATGAGGCCTGCCCGGCAGTATTTGGTGCCGAAATTCGCATTTCCCTTCCCTTCGATGATCCCAAAAAATCTGATGGAACGCCCGCTCAGGCTGAAACTTATGCCCAAAGAAGCCGGCAGATCGCCGCAGAACTCGACTTTGTATTCCAACAACTCATGTAACTACTTTTATATGTCCTCTCAATCCCAAATCAACACGCAGGAGAAAAGTCCCAAATCCATAGGTTTTTTTGAGAAATACCTGACGGCCTGGGTTGTTTAGTGTATCCATCGCCCCAAGATGGAACTATCAATAACCAATTAACCATTAACCATTAACCATTAACCATTAATGAAAAGATTTCATGTAAACCTCAAAGTAGCCGATCTGGAAAAATCCATTTCCTTTTATTCGGCGCTGTTTCACTCCGCGCCCACAGTACAAAAACCTGATTACGCCAAATGGATGCTCGAAGATCCGCGGATCAATTTTGCCATTACCCTTGCACCAGCCAGTACGGGTATCGAACATCTTGGCATTCAGGCAGAGTCCGTGGACGAACTCAAAGAACTGTACCAGCGGGTAGATAAAGCTGAAGGAGAATTGCGGGAAGAGGGCGAAACCGTCTGTTGTTATGCTCAATCCACCAAAGGCTGGGTCAAAGATCCCGAAGGTGTGGAGTGGGAAATGTTTTATACCTACGGTGAAAGCGAAACTTTTTATAAACCCGAAGCAGGGAAAATATGCTGTAGCTGACAGGTGAATAGAGAGAAAAGGGGGAAATTATCTGCGATTTTTTACATTAAGGACGAATAATTTGAATTTATCGCCTTAATTTTCCCCTTCTGACTAAAAACTACCTGTTATGCGAATGCTGTTACTACTACTTGTGGCCGGAATCATCTTCCCGCTTTCCCCACAAGCTCAGAATATTCCTTTCCAGGGGGATATTCCGCTGAATGACCTCTCCAATTTTAAAGCTTCTGCCTCCAACTGGCAGGTTGCAGGCGAGGTAAATGCAGATTTGAAAAAAAATGAAGCCCTGAAAATCTCACCCGGTTCGGGCATTCTGGTAAACCTTCCCGAAGAAAAAAACAAATCCAATATATTCTCTGTCCTTGAACATGGTGATATAGATCTGGATGTGGAGTTTATGATGGCCAAACACTCCAATTCGGGTATATACCTTCAGGGGCGGTACGAAGTGCAGTTGCTCGACAGTTGGGGGGTAAAAGTACCCGGTTATGGAGATGTCGGCGGTATTTATCAACGCGCTGTAGATGGTAAAGGGGTAGAAGGGTATGCGCCCAGAATCAATGTCGCCCGCGCACCTGGCTTATGGCAGCAGATACATATTGAATTTCAGGCTCCCCGCTTTGATGCCGCCGGAAATAAAACACAAAATGCGCGCATTATACGCATAGACCTCAACGGGGTGACGATTCACGAAAACCTCGAACTTACCGGCCCCACAGCCGGACAGGCTTTTCCGGGAGAAGCTGCCAAAGCGCCATTTATGATTCAGGGAGACCACGGCCCTGTAGCTTTCCGAAATTTTCGCTATACTTTATATGAACCGGGCTCGCTGAACCTGAAAAACCTGACCTATGCGGTTTATACCAATTTGCCCAATTCCGAACCGAAGCTCGAAACGCTCAAACCTGCTTATTCCGGAAAAATGGACAAACTCACGCAGCAGGTAGTTGCCGAAAATGAAAAATTTGTACTGAAAATCAACGGTATCCTGCCTGTAAGTAAAGCGGGGAAATATAATTTTTCCCTCATGGCGCAGTATATGGGCAAGCTAAGCGTGAATGGAAATACCAT
Proteins encoded in this region:
- a CDS encoding DUF1080 domain-containing protein — its product is MRMLLLLLVAGIIFPLSPQAQNIPFQGDIPLNDLSNFKASASNWQVAGEVNADLKKNEALKISPGSGILVNLPEEKNKSNIFSVLEHGDIDLDVEFMMAKHSNSGIYLQGRYEVQLLDSWGVKVPGYGDVGGIYQRAVDGKGVEGYAPRINVARAPGLWQQIHIEFQAPRFDAAGNKTQNARIIRIDLNGVTIHENLELTGPTAGQAFPGEAAKAPFMIQGDHGPVAFRNFRYTLYEPGSLNLKNLTYAVYTNLPNSEPKLETLKPAYSGKMDKLTQQVVAENEKFVLKINGILPVSKAGKYNFSLMAQYMGKLSVNGNTILPYGWHNRNASIDLPAGDIPVEILYHKQDPWYASGLGLFISGPGVRFQPLHALGSMPISSPVNPITITPGNHPEITRCFIDYSGNDGKPSRRIVHAVSVGYPDGPAFTFDADKGALIQVWKGGFLDATPMWNDRGDGSSRPKGSVLPLGDEVNIAMLVQDNAPWPADFSNALPYKFGGYAIGADGNPVFSYTLGNAAITDNISSADEGKYLTREVTVGSGLTTALNFKLAGGSKIENLGEGLYAIDKVFYIRIEDKQLKPMVRYAGDMQELIVPFSANGKSAVIQYSVIW
- a CDS encoding ArsI/CadI family heavy metal resistance metalloenzyme translates to MKRFHVNLKVADLEKSISFYSALFHSAPTVQKPDYAKWMLEDPRINFAITLAPASTGIEHLGIQAESVDELKELYQRVDKAEGELREEGETVCCYAQSTKGWVKDPEGVEWEMFYTYGESETFYKPEAGKICCS